AACAGTCCCCCCAGCAATAGGAAATACAATAAATTGGCTGACTAGCAATAACTTTACAACACCTGCAAATCTTAACCAAGTTCAGACAGTTCTAACTCCAATAGCAAGCTTTTTAAGAAACAATCCAAATACAACAATCACAATAACTGGCAGTAGTAACTATGGCTTTGTAAATGGGATTTCAGCTAATCCTTTAATAGCAATTCAGATTGCTCAATCTAGAGCCAATTCAATAGCTACTATTTTAACAACTACATTTAGAGTACCAGCTAATCAAATCAACACAAATACACTAGTTCCTAGTGCTCCTGGGGTTCAAATCACTTCGCCATAAAATAATGGTCCTACAAAAATAGCGCTTACTATAAGACAAGCTATTTCCCCTCCATTTAATATTTGCACACTAAAGTCATTTAAGAATAAAACCTTAAATGACTTTTAAAATTAACCAAGATGCCCAAAACCACCCTCTTTTTAGCCCTTTACCTACTGCTATTTGCCCAACTAAAAGCACAAAACTACAACAGCCTATCCGAGGCCTTTGCACATAAAGAAGAAGCCAAAATTCTAGATTTATCTAAGCAGAATTTAGGTAAGCTAGATCCCCGTTTTTCAGAGCTCCATCAATTAACCCATCTAAATTTAAGCGAAAACAACTTAGGGGAATTTCCCTTCGGCTCTTTTCTAGAGACAAAACAGCTAGAATGGGTTGATGCTTCTCATAATCAATTTGAAATAGCTGATGTTAAACGATTCCTTTATTCTCCTAAGATTCGCTATTTGGATCTAAGCTACAACCCCATAAAAAACTTAAAAAGATTTCATCTAACAGAACGGATTCCTCTCGAAAAACAAACAGCAACTCTAACACCCAAAATATTAGCCAGCCCTAGTCTAGAAAAGCTCATCATTAAGCATACAGAGCTAAGCATGCTCTATGAAGAATTTGCTGTTTTCCCAAATCTAAAATATCTCGACCTCAGTCATAACAAGATTATTGCTGCAGGTGATGCGCTTTTTAACTTAAAGGAACTAGACAGCTTAATTCTTTCTCATAATGACTTTATTTTCTTGCCTATTCGAGACAGCATAAGGGCCCATAAGCTAAGCTATATAGATATTAGTCATAACCCAAGGTTAATAGCTATTGTCCAACTATTCAATCAGTTCCCCAACTTAAGGCATATCAATGCAAGTTATTTAGGGGCTGGCAGTTATAAGAATATGCGCTTTGGCTTAGTTTCGTCTAAAAAATTCTATAAAAACAGTCCTGTAAAAACGCTTTTATTGACCCATTCTCACTTAAAGTCGGTCCCAAAAGCTATGGGATATATGGAAAACCTAGAATATCTTGACCTTAGCCATAATGAGCTACAATCCCTGCCCAAATCCTTTAAGCGTTTAAAAAAGCTCAAGAAATTGGACCTCAGAGGCAACCCTTTTCTAGAAAAGGAGAAAGAAAACTGCCGAAAATATCTGCCAGATTGTGAAATACTCTTTTAACGGCTATAATTTTTAGCTCAAAAAACAAACTCATTTTCTACTCCTCATAAAGGAAATTCTTATGCCCAAAACCACCCTCTTTTTAGCCCTTTACCTACTGCTATTTGCCCAACTAAAAGCACAAAGCTACAACAGTC
This genomic interval from Saprospira grandis contains the following:
- a CDS encoding leucine-rich repeat domain-containing protein, translated to MPKTTLFLALYLLLFAQLKAQNYNSLSEAFAHKEEAKILDLSKQNLGKLDPRFSELHQLTHLNLSENNLGEFPFGSFLETKQLEWVDASHNQFEIADVKRFLYSPKIRYLDLSYNPIKNLKRFHLTERIPLEKQTATLTPKILASPSLEKLIIKHTELSMLYEEFAVFPNLKYLDLSHNKIIAAGDALFNLKELDSLILSHNDFIFLPIRDSIRAHKLSYIDISHNPRLIAIVQLFNQFPNLRHINASYLGAGSYKNMRFGLVSSKKFYKNSPVKTLLLTHSHLKSVPKAMGYMENLEYLDLSHNELQSLPKSFKRLKKLKKLDLRGNPFLEKEKENCRKYLPDCEILF